CGCCGGATCTTGATCGTGACGGTGAAGGACTTCACCTCACCGACCTTGGCGGGTGCCTCAGCTACAGCAGTCATCAGTACTTCCGCTCCATCGGCTCGTAGCGGGTCTGGGTCACGGGCTTGGAGCCGAGCACGACCTTGTAGCCGTCCAGGTTCTCCACGTGGTCGAAGTAGCCCTCGACGTGTCCGTCGGCGACGTCGGAGGCCGACGGCGGACGGCGGTACGCCATCGTGTGCAGCATGTAGTTGACGTCGTCGCGGCTGGGGAAGTCCTCGCGGTAGTGACCGCCGCGGGACTCCTTGCGGTTGAGCGCGGCGAGCACCGTGACCTCGGCGATGTCGAGCAGGAAGCCCAGCTCGATCGCCTCGAGCAGGTCGGTGTTGAAGAGCTTGCCCTTGTCCTGCACCGAGACGTTGCGGTACCGCTTCTGCAGGTCCTTGATGGTCGCCATCGCCTCGGACAGCGACTCCGCGGTGCGGAACACCTGGGCGTTGGCGTCCATGGTCTGCTGCAGGGCCTGGCGGATGTCCGCGACGCGCTCGCCGTCGGGCCGCGAGCGCATGTCCTCGAGCTGGGCGACGACGGCCGCCGCCGGGTTCTCGGGCAGCGGCTTGTGGGCGTCCACCGTGGCGGCGTAGGCGGCCGCGGCACGGCCGGCGCGCTTGCCGAACACGTTGATGTCGAGCAGCGAGTTGGTGCCCAGGCGGTTGGAGCCGTGCACCGACACGCACGCGACCTCGCCGGCGGCGTACAGGCCGCGCACCACGTTGTGGCCGTCGCGCAGCACCTCGCCCTGCACGTTGGTGGGCACGCCGCCCATGGCGTAGTGCGCCGTCGGGTACACGGGGACGGGCTCGGTGTACGGCTCGACGCCGAGGTAGGTGCGCGCGAACTCGGTGATGTCCGGGAGCTTGGCGTCGATGTGCGCCGGCTCCAGGTGGGTCAGGTCGAGCAGCACGTAGTCCTTGTCGGGGCCCGCACCGCGGCCCTCTCGCACCTCGTTGGCCATCGACCGGGCGACGATGTCGCGCGGCGCGAGGTCCTTGATGGTGGGGGCGTAGCGCTCCATGAAGCGCTCGCCGTCGGCGTTGCGCAGGATGCCGCCCTCGCCGCGGGCGGCCTCGGACAGGAGGATGCCGAGGCCGGCGAGGCCGGTCGGGTGGAACTGGAAGAACTCCATGTCCTCCAGCGGCAGGCCGCGGCGGTAGGCGAGCGCCATGCCGTCGCCCGTGAGGGTGTGGGCGTTCGACGTCGTCTTGAAGATCTTCCCCGCGCCGCCGGTGGCGAAGATGATCGCCTTGGCCTGGAACACGTGGAGCTCGCCCGACGCGAGGTCGTAGGCGACGACGCCGGTGGCGTTGACGTCAGCGTCGTCCGCGAGCTCCTCGGTGGTGAGGTCGTGGTCCGTGAGCAGGTCGAGGACGTAGAACTCGTTGTAGAACTCGACGTCCTGCTTGACGCAGTTCTGGTACAGCGTCTGCAGGATCATGTGGCCGGTGCGGTCGGCGGCGTAGCAGGCGCGGCGCACGGCGGCCTCGCCGTGGTTGCGGGTGTGGCCGCCGAACCGGCGCTGGTCGACGCGGCCCTCGGGCGTGCGGTTGAAGGGCAGGCCCATCTTCTCCAGGTCGAGGACGGCGTCGATGGCCTCCTTCGCCAGGATCTCGGCGGCGTCCTGGTCGACCAGATAGTCACCGCCCTTGACGGTGTCGAAGGTGTGCCACTCCCAGTTGTCGTCCTCGACGTTGGCGAGGGCGGCGGCCATGCCGCCCTGGGCGGCGCCGGTGTGGGAGCGCGTGGGGTAGAGCTTGGAGATGACGGCGGTGCGGGCGCCCTTCGAGGCCTCGAGCGCCGCGCGCATCCCGGCACCGCCCGCTCCGACGATGACGACGTCGTACTGGTGTGTCTGCATCAGGGAATCAGTCCTCGGGTCAGGCGCCGGCGGCGGGGCAGAACGACGGCAGGAGCTCGGCGGTGGCGCCGGGCGGGCACGGGTCGAACGTGAAGATCACGAGCGTGCCGAGCACGACGACGATGACGAACGCCAGGTAGAGCAGGGACTTGAGCACCAGGCGGGTGGCGTCCTTGGACGCGTAGTCGTTGACGATCGTGCGCACGCCGTTGGTGCCGTGGATCATCGCGAGCCACAGCATGAGCAGGTCCCAGATCTGCCAGAACGGGGTGGCCCACTTGCCGCCGACGAACCCGAAGTCGATCGAGTGGACGCCCTCGCCGGTCATGAGGTTGACGAACAGGTGCCCGAAGACCAGCACGAGGAGCAGCACGCCGGAGGCGCGCATGAAGATCCAGCCGTACAGCTCGAAGTTCGAGCGCGTGGTCCGCTGCCGCACGTAGGGGGCGCGGGGGTCGGCGATCAGCGCCGTGTTCTGCTGGTCCATCTCAGTGGCCTCCGAACGTGTTCATCAGGTGGCGCGGCAGGAAGCCCGCCATGACCACCACGAACAGACCGAGCACGACGTAGAGCATCACGCGCTGGTACTTGGGGCCCTTGGCCCAGAAGTCGACCAGGATGATCCGCACGCCGTTGAACGCGTGGAACACCACGGCGGCCACGAGGCCTGCCTCGCCGAGGCCCATGATCCAGTGCCGGTACGTGCCGATGATCTCGTTGTAGGCCTCCGGGGAGACCCGCACCAGCGAGGTGTCGAGCACGTGCACGAGCAGGAAGAAGAAGATGAGGACGCCGGTCACGCGGTGCGCGACCCACGACCACATGCCTTCGCGGCCGCGGTAGAGCGTGCCGCCGGGTGCTTCAGGCACGGTGGGGGCCTCCGGTCGGGGGACTAGTCGGGTTCCGTCGCTGCGTCACCGTCAGGGTCTCGACGACGAGTCCGGTGGCGGCGGCGATGGGGTCACTGTAATGACACCCGTCACCCCCCGGACCCGCCCTGCGCTGGGTGCACCAGGGCTTTGTGACCCATCCCACAGGCATTGCAGACGCCTCCCCGGGTGGGCGTCAGCATCGTGGGCGGCGGGCCGCGGGTCCGGCCCGCCCGCGGCCGGATTAGGCTGCCTGCCATGACGGACAGCCGTGTCATCGAGGACTTCTACGCGATCATCCCCGCCGGGGGCGCCGGCACGCGGCTGTGGCCGGTCTCCCGTCAGGGGGCGCCGAAGTTCCTGCACGACCTGACCGGCGCGGGCCGCAGCCTGCTGCAGTCGACGGTCGACCGCCTCACCCCCCAGGCCGGTGCCGACGGCATCGTGCTGGTCACCGGGGCCAAGCACGTCGCCGCATGCCGCGAACAGCTCCCGGACCTCGCCGAGGAGTCCGTCCTGGCCGAACCGCTGCCGCGCGACTCGATGGCCGCGATCGGTCTCGCCGCCGCGGTGCTCGAGCAGCGCCACGGCGACGTCGTCGTCGGGTCCTTCGCCGCCGACCAGATGGTCTCCGGCCAGGCCGCGTTCGAACAGGCGGTCCGCGAGGCCGTCGCGGCCGCGCGCGCCGGCTACGTGGTCACCATCGGCATCGCCGCGTCGCGGCCGTCGGTCGCGTTCGGGTACGTGCGCTCGGGCGAGCCGCTCGGCGTGGACGGGGCGCCGACGGCGCTGCACGTGCGCGGGTTCACCGAGAAGCCCGACGCCGCCACGGCCCGCGAGTACCTGACCAGCGGCGAGTACCGCTGGAACGCCGGCATCTTCGTGGCCCGCACCTCGGTGCTGCTGGGCCACCTGCGTGAGCAGCGACCCGCGCTGCACGACGGCCTGCGCGAGATCGCCGCCGCGTGGGACACCCCGGAGCGGGAGGCGGTCCTGGCCCGCGTGTGGCCCGGCCTGGAGAAGATCGCCATCGACCACGCCGTCGCCGAGCCGGTGGCCGCGCGGGGCGGCGTCGCCGTCGTCCCCGGCACGTTCGGCTGGGACGACGTCGGCGACTTCAACTCGCTGGCCGCCCTGCTGCCCAGCCTCGACGCGGGGGACAAGGTCGCGGGCGTCGCGAGCGACGTGGTGCGCATCGAGACGGCAGGCAACGTCGTCGTGCCGCAGTCGGGCCGCGTGGTCGCGCTGCTGGGTGTCGACGACCTCGTCGTCGTCGACACGCCCGACGCGCTGCTGGTCACCTCACGCTCCCGCGCGCAGCAGGTCAAGTCGCTCGTCGACGCGCTGCGCGAGCGTGGGCTG
The Xylanimonas cellulosilytica DSM 15894 DNA segment above includes these coding regions:
- the sdhA gene encoding succinate dehydrogenase flavoprotein subunit — protein: MQTHQYDVVIVGAGGAGMRAALEASKGARTAVISKLYPTRSHTGAAQGGMAAALANVEDDNWEWHTFDTVKGGDYLVDQDAAEILAKEAIDAVLDLEKMGLPFNRTPEGRVDQRRFGGHTRNHGEAAVRRACYAADRTGHMILQTLYQNCVKQDVEFYNEFYVLDLLTDHDLTTEELADDADVNATGVVAYDLASGELHVFQAKAIIFATGGAGKIFKTTSNAHTLTGDGMALAYRRGLPLEDMEFFQFHPTGLAGLGILLSEAARGEGGILRNADGERFMERYAPTIKDLAPRDIVARSMANEVREGRGAGPDKDYVLLDLTHLEPAHIDAKLPDITEFARTYLGVEPYTEPVPVYPTAHYAMGGVPTNVQGEVLRDGHNVVRGLYAAGEVACVSVHGSNRLGTNSLLDINVFGKRAGRAAAAYAATVDAHKPLPENPAAAVVAQLEDMRSRPDGERVADIRQALQQTMDANAQVFRTAESLSEAMATIKDLQKRYRNVSVQDKGKLFNTDLLEAIELGFLLDIAEVTVLAALNRKESRGGHYREDFPSRDDVNYMLHTMAYRRPPSASDVADGHVEGYFDHVENLDGYKVVLGSKPVTQTRYEPMERKY
- a CDS encoding succinate dehydrogenase hydrophobic membrane anchor subunit — encoded protein: MDQQNTALIADPRAPYVRQRTTRSNFELYGWIFMRASGVLLLVLVFGHLFVNLMTGEGVHSIDFGFVGGKWATPFWQIWDLLMLWLAMIHGTNGVRTIVNDYASKDATRLVLKSLLYLAFVIVVVLGTLVIFTFDPCPPGATAELLPSFCPAAGA
- the sdhC gene encoding succinate dehydrogenase, cytochrome b556 subunit, which codes for MPEAPGGTLYRGREGMWSWVAHRVTGVLIFFFLLVHVLDTSLVRVSPEAYNEIIGTYRHWIMGLGEAGLVAAVVFHAFNGVRIILVDFWAKGPKYQRVMLYVVLGLFVVVMAGFLPRHLMNTFGGH
- a CDS encoding mannose-1-phosphate guanylyltransferase, encoding MTDSRVIEDFYAIIPAGGAGTRLWPVSRQGAPKFLHDLTGAGRSLLQSTVDRLTPQAGADGIVLVTGAKHVAACREQLPDLAEESVLAEPLPRDSMAAIGLAAAVLEQRHGDVVVGSFAADQMVSGQAAFEQAVREAVAAARAGYVVTIGIAASRPSVAFGYVRSGEPLGVDGAPTALHVRGFTEKPDAATAREYLTSGEYRWNAGIFVARTSVLLGHLREQRPALHDGLREIAAAWDTPEREAVLARVWPGLEKIAIDHAVAEPVAARGGVAVVPGTFGWDDVGDFNSLAALLPSLDAGDKVAGVASDVVRIETAGNVVVPQSGRVVALLGVDDLVVVDTPDALLVTSRSRAQQVKSLVDALRERGLDELL